From Thalassotalea euphylliae, the proteins below share one genomic window:
- a CDS encoding LysR substrate-binding domain-containing protein, with translation MNSQLLSRLKLMGVFCHVVEAGSMREAAAKLGISPPAVSQFINQLESELDVTLLYRSTRRINVSEAGEKFYLQSKKMLAAAEQAEEVIHQSRSAISGELRIALPVGLAAKPAARALAPLFKEHKELKLTLFASDESIDLIDERIDIVIDCGEAIDSSYIYHLLGKATKVICASPKYLQQHGNPVTPRELGDHTWLGLGDVEAKGVLNHVSLHHAKSASANFKPSLRYEFNDLNALISHVQEGLGVAQLPTLEIQHLLDNGELVPLLPDWQTDKYNVYALTRDKKYAYKVQAALAALKLYFGDMEN, from the coding sequence ATGAATTCTCAATTGCTAAGTCGTTTGAAGTTAATGGGGGTCTTCTGCCATGTGGTTGAAGCTGGCTCTATGCGTGAAGCGGCCGCTAAACTGGGTATAAGCCCGCCCGCGGTTAGTCAATTTATCAACCAACTGGAAAGCGAATTAGATGTTACTTTGCTTTATCGATCTACTCGCCGTATCAACGTGTCAGAAGCTGGTGAGAAGTTCTATCTACAAAGCAAGAAAATGCTTGCCGCAGCCGAGCAGGCCGAAGAAGTGATTCACCAGAGTCGAAGCGCAATAAGCGGTGAGCTTCGTATCGCTCTGCCAGTCGGCTTGGCAGCCAAACCCGCAGCACGAGCGCTCGCCCCATTATTTAAAGAGCACAAAGAGTTAAAGTTAACCTTGTTTGCCAGTGATGAAAGCATTGATCTGATCGACGAGCGTATCGATATCGTGATTGATTGTGGCGAAGCGATCGACTCTAGCTATATTTATCACTTACTTGGCAAAGCGACCAAAGTTATCTGCGCTAGCCCTAAATACCTGCAACAGCATGGCAACCCTGTTACCCCCAGAGAGCTGGGCGATCATACTTGGCTTGGCCTTGGTGATGTTGAAGCAAAAGGTGTGCTCAATCACGTTAGCTTACATCATGCAAAGTCAGCGAGCGCCAACTTTAAACCGTCACTGCGTTACGAGTTTAATGATCTCAATGCACTGATCAGCCATGTGCAGGAAGGATTAGGGGTTGCCCAGCTGCCGACCTTAGAAATTCAGCATTTACTTGATAATGGCGAGCTGGTTCCCTTATTACCCGATTGGCAAACTGACAAATACAATGTTTACGCGCTTACTCGCGATAAGAAGTACGCTTATAAAGTGCAAGCGGCACTGGCAGCGCTAAAACTTTATTTTGGTGATATGGAAAATTAG
- a CDS encoding acyloxyacyl hydrolase produces MKNSKRLALPSTLLAMSVISSVMSPLSIADTFTGQTASIGVSNWGIFDSSTTEAFFVQYDYHTLATLYDVKPTLMFMSDVDGNQYYALGANRYWQVTPNITAGFGFSAGYLKHTEELGDNIEFYSRFIARYHFNAEQAVKFEFGHISNAGFGDINPGSENVALSYEWSF; encoded by the coding sequence ATGAAAAATAGTAAACGTTTAGCGCTTCCTTCAACATTACTTGCAATGAGTGTTATCAGCTCAGTAATGAGCCCACTGAGCATTGCTGACACTTTTACTGGCCAAACAGCCAGTATCGGTGTATCAAACTGGGGAATTTTTGACTCTAGCACAACCGAAGCTTTTTTTGTTCAGTATGACTACCATACGCTTGCAACGTTATATGACGTCAAACCAACATTGATGTTTATGTCGGATGTTGATGGCAACCAGTATTATGCGCTTGGTGCTAATCGTTATTGGCAAGTGACCCCCAATATTACCGCTGGCTTTGGCTTTTCTGCTGGGTATTTAAAACATACTGAGGAGTTAGGTGACAATATTGAATTCTACAGCCGTTTTATTGCTCGTTATCACTTTAATGCCGAGCAAGCAGTTAAATTTGAATTTGGTCATATTTCTAATGCGGGCTTTGGTGATATCAATCCTGGCTCCGAAAATGTGGCGTTAAGTTATGAGTGGAGCTTTTAG
- a CDS encoding PepSY-associated TM helix domain-containing protein, whose amino-acid sequence MKTTFRKSMIWLHTYVGLLGGWLLFAIFLTGTLSYYNHEITHWLSNGKHSPHSQQVLLDNALSKLHHEAPNTTRWQISLPDERGSSYRVSYREPNGERSKRVSRYIDPITLKFTERLEIQGGNFFRTFHYTLSLRQWGGRYLTGAAAMAMLIALFTGIYTHRRFFKDFFTIRRSEPKKFTIDLHAVLGVVTIPFCFVICASVMLIYISMYQPFAIGHYFDSYRALDKQVSTSHKPLKPAKQIADKPIEIQAYQSQLNELLGQHWQTQHMLAGLTINNPMDNNAQLIFTKAKHELLSNKAETIALTRSGELLPEIEAERTPRMVRRIFYGLHEAHFASPALRATLFILGMMATVLIATGMVIWLQKRQAKQANQAKASYLFVEKTNNGMFYGLSLAVGMYFLCTKLILAASFKGTFNSLDSLASIDTNAFFITWLVAVLLSWLHSIKQGKKWLLMLNFITFSTLLAIELGSSNLINVFSLSEENASAFDLAKATVNFWLLLTCGYFFTALKNSLTFGKLANPSFPSHQSLKKVRR is encoded by the coding sequence ATGAAAACGACCTTTCGCAAATCAATGATTTGGCTACACACTTATGTTGGCCTGCTCGGTGGCTGGCTGCTGTTTGCTATTTTCCTAACCGGTACACTCAGTTACTACAATCACGAAATTACGCACTGGCTGAGCAATGGCAAACACTCGCCACATTCCCAGCAAGTGTTACTCGACAATGCCTTGAGCAAACTTCACCATGAGGCACCCAACACTACACGTTGGCAGATCAGCCTGCCCGACGAGCGAGGCAGTAGCTATCGCGTTTCGTATCGCGAACCTAATGGCGAAAGAAGCAAGCGCGTTTCTCGCTATATCGACCCTATTACCCTGAAGTTTACCGAGCGCCTAGAAATACAGGGCGGTAATTTCTTTCGCACCTTTCACTACACACTATCACTCAGGCAATGGGGCGGTCGCTACCTAACAGGTGCTGCGGCAATGGCTATGCTGATTGCACTGTTTACGGGGATTTATACGCACCGCCGTTTTTTTAAAGACTTCTTCACCATTCGCCGCAGTGAGCCGAAAAAATTCACTATCGACTTACACGCTGTTTTGGGCGTCGTAACCATCCCATTTTGCTTTGTCATTTGCGCTAGCGTGATGCTGATTTATATCAGCATGTATCAACCGTTTGCCATTGGCCATTACTTCGATAGCTATCGCGCGCTCGACAAGCAGGTTTCTACTAGCCACAAGCCGCTAAAGCCAGCCAAACAAATTGCCGATAAGCCAATTGAAATTCAGGCTTATCAATCACAACTTAATGAATTACTGGGTCAGCACTGGCAAACGCAGCACATGCTAGCTGGTTTAACCATCAATAACCCAATGGATAACAACGCCCAGCTTATTTTTACAAAAGCCAAGCATGAGCTGTTATCGAACAAAGCCGAAACTATCGCTTTAACGCGCAGTGGTGAGTTACTGCCAGAGATTGAAGCAGAGCGAACACCGCGTATGGTCAGGCGCATTTTTTACGGCTTGCACGAAGCACACTTTGCGTCGCCAGCACTTAGAGCGACACTATTTATTTTAGGAATGATGGCGACTGTGCTCATTGCCACCGGTATGGTGATTTGGCTGCAAAAGCGCCAAGCCAAGCAAGCTAATCAAGCAAAGGCGAGTTATCTATTCGTGGAAAAAACGAATAATGGTATGTTTTATGGTTTATCGCTTGCTGTTGGTATGTATTTTTTATGCACTAAATTAATACTTGCTGCTAGCTTCAAGGGGACTTTTAACTCGCTAGACAGTTTGGCAAGTATTGATACCAACGCTTTTTTTATCACTTGGCTAGTTGCGGTTTTATTGTCTTGGCTGCATAGCATCAAACAAGGTAAAAAATGGTTACTGATGCTGAATTTCATTACCTTCTCAACCTTACTGGCGATTGAGTTGGGTTCTTCGAATCTAATCAATGTGTTTTCATTGAGTGAGGAAAACGCCTCAGCCTTTGACTTAGCCAAAGCCACGGTTAACTTTTGGCTGCTACTGACCTGCGGCTACTTTTTTACGGCACTGAAAAACTCGCTAACTTTTGGCAAGTTAGCCAACCCTTCATTTCCATCACACCAATCACTAAAAAAGGTAAGGAGATAA
- a CDS encoding TonB-dependent receptor, which translates to MNRFKLSPLVIATMALGTNANAEAPADNNIERISVYGQHNELILNSGTATKSDMDLIEIPAAIVVVSKELIDQQGATDLQEILNNISGLNQAGNNYGIGDNLVIRGLGVSYTYDGMYAGGGLGNSYNPTRSMTNVESIEVLKGPATGLYGIGAAGGIINLVEKKPQREAAYHLRASAASWDSQQVMFDATGPVTEHLAYRLVGNYEKSDGYRGLSDERTELYSTFLLDNIDNHALTLSAAYIDDSVQIDSIGHPVRILNHDSIKGSPNDWTALVNDSDADGDGVLGIQLTDAQRQQLADSIVATDGFQPFDLGNGALISPLSSPNKGEELRIKLKSEWQINDETSLTQQLQYRDYESQFVRQTGAFNYVYWNRRGEINANPRAPLVIDDVLYPYAARRQEYRRQYSDEQSLQYFADLQIKWQWQGMDGEHLVSANYEDRDMSVKSWSIYDADGASAENAVPYILDIRNPNWPTGSFDDYAPTLRSNYDKNVKAAGISIQEVIYFTGSLTGRFGGAYTKLEQTYQHKGTDRSPLATEEADTDDKGFTYNLGLNYRITPDIAVFANASKGRTAYSILGSISSSETDNRPDSESESIDLGVRFTALNEELIGSVVWFDTRRTNLRYNNPLFNDNPNDAEFNIDVPQYFYNDEDKTRGVEFDLNLAISETFSMNANATYQDAELIRNSNRGTSTPVSGPVKGIPEKLASVWANYRDQLFGLPGELNASLGLTYEDERSVNSTGFGLPVSALSSYSVWDAAFGYEHKNWQVKVNLNNIFDKTYYSKAMFLGGLPGEGRNAKVTFDYNF; encoded by the coding sequence ATGAACCGTTTTAAGTTATCGCCATTAGTTATCGCGACGATGGCACTTGGCACAAACGCCAATGCCGAAGCGCCAGCCGACAACAATATCGAACGCATTAGCGTATATGGTCAGCACAATGAGCTTATCCTCAACTCAGGTACCGCGACAAAGTCAGATATGGACTTAATCGAAATTCCAGCGGCAATTGTGGTGGTAAGCAAGGAGCTTATCGATCAACAAGGTGCAACCGACCTACAAGAAATACTAAATAATATCAGCGGCTTAAACCAAGCCGGCAACAACTATGGTATCGGTGATAACTTAGTGATTCGCGGTTTAGGCGTTAGCTACACTTACGACGGCATGTACGCAGGCGGCGGTTTAGGCAATAGCTACAACCCTACTCGCTCAATGACAAACGTAGAAAGCATCGAAGTATTAAAAGGCCCTGCAACTGGCCTTTACGGTATTGGCGCAGCTGGCGGTATTATCAACTTAGTTGAGAAAAAACCACAGCGTGAAGCGGCATACCACCTTCGCGCCAGTGCTGCTAGCTGGGACAGCCAACAAGTGATGTTTGATGCAACAGGGCCAGTCACTGAGCACTTAGCTTATCGTTTAGTCGGTAACTACGAAAAAAGTGATGGCTACCGAGGTTTAAGTGACGAGCGTACTGAACTGTATTCAACTTTCTTATTAGACAACATCGACAATCACGCACTAACGTTATCAGCCGCGTACATTGATGACAGCGTACAGATTGATTCAATTGGTCACCCGGTCAGAATTTTAAACCACGACAGCATCAAGGGTAGTCCAAACGATTGGACTGCATTAGTCAACGACAGCGATGCAGATGGCGATGGTGTGCTTGGTATTCAGTTAACTGACGCCCAGCGCCAACAATTGGCAGATTCAATTGTGGCAACTGACGGCTTCCAGCCATTCGATTTAGGCAACGGTGCGTTAATTTCGCCATTATCGTCACCAAACAAAGGTGAAGAGCTGCGCATTAAGTTAAAGTCAGAGTGGCAAATCAACGACGAGACAAGCTTAACGCAACAGTTGCAATACCGTGATTACGAGTCGCAGTTTGTTCGTCAAACGGGTGCGTTTAACTATGTTTACTGGAACCGCAGAGGTGAAATCAATGCTAATCCTCGCGCGCCGCTAGTGATTGATGACGTGTTATACCCATATGCTGCGCGTCGCCAAGAATACCGTCGCCAATATTCAGACGAGCAATCATTACAGTACTTTGCTGATTTACAAATTAAATGGCAATGGCAAGGCATGGACGGTGAGCACTTAGTCAGTGCCAACTATGAAGATCGCGACATGAGCGTGAAATCATGGTCAATTTACGATGCCGATGGCGCATCAGCTGAAAACGCTGTGCCTTACATTCTAGATATCAGAAACCCTAATTGGCCAACAGGTTCATTCGATGACTACGCGCCAACGTTGCGTTCAAACTACGACAAAAACGTAAAAGCCGCAGGCATTAGCATCCAGGAAGTTATTTACTTTACTGGCAGCCTAACGGGTCGCTTTGGCGGTGCTTACACAAAACTTGAGCAAACATACCAACACAAAGGTACGGATCGCTCACCACTGGCAACCGAAGAAGCGGATACAGACGACAAAGGCTTCACCTATAACTTGGGTTTGAACTATCGTATCACGCCTGATATCGCAGTGTTTGCTAACGCGTCAAAAGGTCGTACGGCGTACAGCATTTTAGGCAGCATTTCGAGCTCTGAAACCGATAACCGCCCAGACTCTGAATCTGAGTCAATTGACTTAGGTGTTCGCTTTACTGCGCTTAACGAAGAGTTAATCGGCTCTGTTGTTTGGTTCGATACACGTCGTACTAATTTGCGTTACAACAACCCGTTGTTTAACGACAATCCGAACGATGCAGAATTTAACATTGACGTGCCACAGTACTTCTACAACGACGAAGACAAAACACGTGGTGTTGAGTTCGACTTAAACTTGGCGATTAGCGAAACCTTCTCAATGAATGCTAACGCAACATATCAAGATGCTGAGTTAATTCGCAACAGCAACCGTGGTACGAGCACGCCAGTATCTGGCCCAGTGAAAGGTATTCCTGAAAAGCTTGCCAGCGTATGGGCGAATTACCGTGATCAATTATTCGGTTTACCGGGCGAGTTAAACGCCAGCCTTGGCTTAACGTATGAAGATGAGCGCAGTGTTAATTCAACTGGCTTTGGTTTACCAGTATCGGCGCTAAGTAGCTATAGTGTTTGGGATGCCGCATTCGGTTACGAACACAAAAACTGGCAAGTAAAAGTTAACCTAAATAACATTTTCGACAAAACTTACTACTCGAAAGCCATGTTCTTAGGCGGTCTGCCAGGTGAAGGTCGCAACGCGAAAGTCACCTTCGACTACAACTTCTAA
- a CDS encoding zinc-dependent alcohol dehydrogenase family protein — protein MKAMVINEFGDSDVFTATELAKPQATADHVVIKVKATSVNTVDTMIRQMGEDLAPLSPALPGVLGMDFAGVVESVGEGVTGFAIGDEVYGCAGGLADLPGALAEYMLADAKLIAHKPKSLSMREAAAIPLVGITAYEGLTRAGFGEGQKVLIHGGAGGVGNIAVQLANYFGSDVYATGGDDTQSAVIEKLGATAINFKTESVTDYISKYTDGAGFDAIFDSVGGPNLLNSFEAAALNANVATTVSLVELDLTAAHFKGLSLHVVFMLIPMLHNHKREQHGEILAKLAEIADAGKLKPIVDETEFFLEEVGKAHDRLASGQAIGKVVISV, from the coding sequence ATGAAGGCCATGGTAATTAACGAGTTTGGCGATAGCGATGTATTTACTGCAACGGAACTCGCAAAACCTCAAGCTACCGCTGACCATGTTGTGATAAAGGTTAAAGCAACCAGCGTTAATACCGTTGACACCATGATTCGGCAAATGGGTGAAGACTTAGCACCTTTATCACCAGCACTACCTGGGGTATTGGGGATGGACTTTGCAGGTGTAGTCGAATCTGTTGGCGAAGGGGTAACTGGCTTTGCCATTGGCGACGAAGTATATGGCTGTGCTGGCGGTTTAGCTGATTTACCGGGCGCATTGGCCGAGTACATGTTAGCCGATGCGAAACTTATCGCTCACAAGCCAAAATCACTTTCCATGCGCGAAGCCGCTGCCATTCCACTAGTAGGGATTACCGCTTATGAAGGGTTAACGCGTGCGGGTTTTGGCGAAGGTCAAAAAGTACTCATCCACGGTGGTGCTGGCGGTGTTGGCAATATCGCGGTACAGCTGGCCAATTACTTTGGCAGTGATGTGTATGCAACCGGTGGTGACGATACGCAATCTGCAGTGATTGAAAAACTTGGAGCAACCGCAATCAACTTCAAAACGGAAAGTGTCACCGATTATATAAGCAAGTACACAGATGGCGCTGGCTTTGACGCGATTTTTGATTCGGTAGGTGGGCCAAACTTATTGAACTCATTTGAAGCAGCCGCGCTTAATGCCAATGTAGCAACAACAGTATCACTCGTTGAATTAGATCTGACAGCAGCTCACTTCAAAGGTTTATCGCTGCACGTGGTATTTATGCTAATTCCAATGCTACACAATCACAAGCGTGAGCAGCACGGTGAAATTTTGGCAAAATTAGCTGAAATTGCTGATGCAGGTAAGCTAAAGCCTATCGTCGATGAAACAGAATTTTTTCTTGAAGAAGTTGGCAAGGCACACGATCGCTTAGCTAGTGGTCAAGCCATTGGTAAAGTGGTAATTTCGGTTTAA
- a CDS encoding ATP-binding cassette domain-containing protein yields MMPELQAYNISYRFDNGETLFENLSCSLTQRRVGLVGRNGIGKSLLASIISGERLPSSGTVTPPNSYAVYSQQASELLDSELSIAEYLGVSQVLTAINNIESGDCDGKWFEIVGEQWHLPALLAQQLLKLGLPQDPNFPCAKLSGGQLARIQLWQLLKSDMQLLILDEPSNHLDESAKQWLINAIDNFAGTVLLISHDRTLLREMNEIWELSRTGLNVYGGNYDFYAEQKQTELLAIERQLAQLNKAQKKLATQAQLNREKAEQRAAQGNRLRRGGSQSKILLDFKKGKASASTASRNKSAQARQRQLQSQTQELSQKHEQNSPQKLHIATQQSSSHKAISILDGVLPFGNQQSIALQVFANNKFHLKGCNGSGKSTLLKVILGEVPLTQGELMVNTPVYYLDQHFGVIQDELSMLTNIMTLCEGMTETDARTLLAGIGFRRDTVYRIGRELSGGEKMKLAVLVISHQAHQPFLLLDEPDNHLDLASKKMLAKALCDYNGGFVLISHDSDFAKESGVSCEYRL; encoded by the coding sequence ATGATGCCAGAATTACAGGCTTACAATATCTCGTATCGATTTGATAACGGTGAAACCCTTTTTGAAAATCTATCTTGCTCGTTAACCCAGCGGCGTGTTGGCTTAGTCGGCAGAAACGGCATTGGTAAATCGCTATTGGCCTCAATCATTAGTGGCGAGCGACTCCCTTCATCAGGCACAGTAACTCCGCCAAATTCATATGCTGTTTATAGCCAACAAGCAAGCGAATTGCTCGACAGTGAGCTTTCGATTGCAGAATACCTGGGGGTTAGCCAAGTATTAACGGCTATTAATAACATTGAATCAGGTGATTGTGATGGCAAATGGTTTGAAATAGTTGGCGAGCAATGGCATTTACCCGCCCTGCTCGCTCAACAATTACTAAAGTTAGGCCTACCACAAGACCCCAATTTCCCATGTGCAAAGCTCAGTGGCGGTCAACTGGCGCGCATACAGCTGTGGCAATTGCTCAAAAGTGACATGCAATTGCTAATACTGGATGAACCCTCGAATCATCTTGATGAAAGTGCCAAGCAATGGCTAATAAACGCGATTGATAATTTTGCAGGCACTGTTTTATTAATTAGCCACGACCGCACATTACTGCGTGAAATGAATGAAATTTGGGAACTTTCACGCACGGGATTAAATGTTTATGGCGGTAACTATGATTTTTATGCTGAGCAAAAGCAAACTGAGCTGCTCGCCATAGAGCGGCAGTTAGCACAGCTAAACAAAGCCCAGAAAAAGCTCGCAACACAAGCGCAATTAAACCGAGAAAAAGCAGAGCAGCGAGCGGCACAAGGAAACCGCCTGCGAAGAGGCGGCAGCCAGTCCAAAATACTGCTCGACTTCAAGAAAGGCAAGGCCAGTGCAAGTACCGCCAGCCGTAATAAAAGCGCGCAAGCACGACAGCGGCAATTACAATCGCAAACACAGGAGCTAAGCCAAAAGCACGAGCAAAACAGCCCTCAAAAACTGCATATTGCAACGCAGCAAAGTAGTTCGCACAAAGCCATTTCAATACTTGATGGCGTATTACCATTTGGTAATCAACAATCTATTGCGTTACAGGTGTTTGCCAATAATAAGTTTCACCTTAAAGGCTGCAATGGCTCAGGCAAGTCGACATTATTAAAGGTTATATTAGGAGAAGTGCCCTTAACCCAAGGGGAGCTGATGGTGAATACCCCGGTTTACTACTTAGACCAACACTTTGGCGTTATCCAAGATGAGCTTTCGATGCTAACGAACATAATGACGCTGTGCGAGGGGATGACGGAAACCGATGCTAGAACCTTGCTCGCAGGTATAGGATTTCGTCGTGATACTGTATATCGCATCGGTAGAGAACTGAGTGGCGGTGAAAAAATGAAGCTTGCGGTGCTCGTGATTAGCCATCAAGCCCATCAACCATTTTTACTGCTTGATGAGCCTGATAATCACCTCGATCTAGCGTCAAAAAAAATGCTCGCGAAAGCCCTCTGCGATTACAATGGTGGCTTTGTCTTGATCAGTCACGACAGTGATTTTGCCAAAGAGTCAGGTGTTAGCTGTGAATATAGGTTATGA
- a CDS encoding LysR family transcriptional regulator → MNNDHLRLFVRVAATQNISKAGSELNLSPPVASMHINKLEESLGVKLIHRTTRKVSLTEEGREFLPHAEEVLNAVDSAKASVGAGSFTPQGTIRVTAPSSFGRMHIVPALKEFVKAHPELKVDLRQSDSIVDMVEGGFDIAIRNAALNDSTLVARKLAADRRIICASPDYIAKYGEPSSPADLANHECINLIGIDHWDFQTPNGIEKIKVKGAIRIDNGESIRDACIDGAGLTITSIWCAYKALAKGQLVQVLKDYPLTTDTAIWAVYPSSRLLAPKVRAFIDYFIEYYGEVPYWEK, encoded by the coding sequence ATGAATAACGATCACCTCAGACTTTTTGTCCGTGTTGCCGCGACACAGAATATTAGTAAAGCAGGCAGCGAACTGAACTTATCGCCGCCCGTGGCGAGTATGCATATCAACAAGCTCGAAGAGTCACTGGGTGTGAAACTTATTCATCGTACAACGCGCAAGGTGTCGTTGACTGAGGAGGGGCGTGAGTTTCTTCCTCATGCTGAAGAAGTGCTTAACGCGGTTGATAGCGCCAAGGCATCGGTTGGTGCAGGCAGCTTTACCCCACAAGGGACAATTCGCGTTACCGCCCCTTCATCATTTGGCCGAATGCACATAGTGCCTGCGTTAAAAGAGTTTGTGAAAGCACACCCTGAACTCAAAGTTGACCTCAGGCAAAGTGATAGCATTGTTGATATGGTTGAAGGCGGCTTTGATATTGCCATTCGCAACGCCGCGTTAAACGACTCGACTTTAGTTGCTCGAAAACTGGCTGCTGACAGGCGTATTATTTGCGCCTCACCTGACTATATTGCCAAGTATGGTGAACCAAGCTCGCCCGCCGATCTAGCTAATCATGAGTGTATTAACTTAATTGGCATCGATCATTGGGACTTTCAAACTCCCAATGGTATTGAAAAAATCAAAGTCAAAGGGGCAATTCGCATTGATAATGGCGAGTCAATTCGCGATGCTTGTATTGATGGTGCAGGATTGACTATTACCTCGATTTGGTGCGCCTACAAAGCACTGGCAAAAGGTCAGCTTGTGCAAGTGTTAAAAGACTATCCACTAACAACAGATACGGCAATTTGGGCCGTTTACCCAAGCTCGCGTTTACTCGCGCCGAAAGTACGTGCCTTTATCGATTACTTTATTGAGTACTACGGTGAGGTGCCCTACTGGGAGAAATAG
- a CDS encoding DUF3325 domain-containing protein, translated as MTSILSVIALLFAMVCLSLAMQKHYKACFGGRLSDNKEKLFKVTGWLSITVSIGLVEPKGISYVVWICQLALMIFLQAWLLSAIAERKTNRKRSKR; from the coding sequence ATGACCAGTATTTTAAGTGTTATCGCCCTGCTCTTCGCGATGGTTTGCTTATCTTTAGCGATGCAAAAGCATTACAAAGCTTGCTTTGGTGGGCGTTTAAGTGACAACAAAGAAAAATTATTTAAAGTCACAGGCTGGCTGTCAATAACAGTTTCGATAGGTCTGGTCGAGCCAAAAGGCATTAGCTATGTGGTTTGGATTTGCCAGCTTGCACTCATGATTTTTTTACAGGCTTGGCTGCTAAGTGCCATAGCTGAACGAAAAACTAATCGAAAGCGAAGCAAGCGATAG
- a CDS encoding septation protein IspZ: MRLWTYKRPFQYENDNYEVKFSFTLSTYTSQVFCNNTLIDQVTGTFVEGLPVITHKVKLPTNQDVSASSGSTHSRLEKAITVSVGYFSLWNVGIEVSADNKNGNGLIYASHPGKDIYYGEKKVAKLNNPYASPHAHAKMETQRQKWQQNKHSIFADIGLGLAFFVVAKITGDLTLAALTGVTLGLALVVIQRFVKVDLLGGFAVFGTVMLMISGIFSLLFQSEYLVQLKGTFMGIISASVLLTDGLFRKGSYFGARFERYLNSPVEHQFFVIGLAVIGLIMAGVNYLVANYMSEDFWLNYDTFFEMPLYFVLFFTLVWRAGMKHQTANSI; encoded by the coding sequence ATGCGTTTATGGACATACAAGCGCCCTTTTCAATACGAAAACGACAATTATGAAGTCAAATTTAGCTTCACACTGAGTACCTACACTTCACAAGTGTTTTGCAATAACACCTTAATTGACCAAGTCACTGGCACTTTTGTTGAAGGCTTACCTGTGATCACACACAAAGTTAAGCTACCGACTAATCAAGATGTCAGCGCAAGCAGTGGCTCAACCCACAGCCGTTTAGAAAAGGCTATTACAGTATCTGTGGGTTATTTCAGCCTTTGGAATGTCGGTATTGAAGTTAGCGCTGATAACAAAAACGGTAACGGACTGATCTACGCCAGTCATCCCGGCAAAGACATCTACTACGGGGAAAAGAAAGTTGCCAAACTCAATAACCCTTATGCTTCACCGCACGCACACGCAAAAATGGAAACACAACGCCAAAAATGGCAACAAAACAAACACTCAATATTTGCCGATATCGGTCTTGGTTTAGCGTTTTTTGTCGTTGCCAAAATCACAGGAGACCTAACGCTCGCTGCGCTGACTGGCGTAACATTAGGGCTGGCACTAGTCGTAATTCAACGGTTTGTTAAAGTAGACCTGCTCGGTGGTTTTGCTGTGTTTGGCACGGTTATGCTGATGATTTCAGGTATTTTTTCGCTGCTATTTCAAAGTGAGTATCTGGTGCAACTCAAGGGTACCTTTATGGGGATAATAAGTGCGTCAGTACTGTTAACTGATGGCTTATTCAGAAAAGGGAGCTACTTTGGCGCGCGCTTTGAGCGCTACCTTAACTCCCCAGTTGAGCACCAATTTTTTGTGATTGGTCTTGCCGTTATAGGTCTTATTATGGCGGGAGTAAATTACCTAGTCGCCAACTATATGAGTGAAGATTTTTGGCTGAACTACGACACATTTTTTGAAATGCCGCTGTACTTTGTGCTGTTTTTTACTTTAGTTTGGCGAGCAGGAATGAAACATCAAACAGCAAATTCGATATAA
- a CDS encoding nuclear transport factor 2 family protein: MYKIMTTLILLLLSLLAIAQAQDELAIDLQALQKPNWTAKELENAKVITDFVQNLMNNHNFDYVLQRYNDSAYTQHNRNLPDKVTGLVSFLQEFVEDYPDYNYDVKHIYVDGDYVIFHSHATLKKEHRGNDQKGMNIIDTWRLENGRIVEHWDSIQALDGFMRFYSLISGGNIRNENGVF, translated from the coding sequence ATGTACAAAATAATGACAACACTAATATTACTGCTATTAAGTCTTTTGGCTATCGCGCAAGCCCAAGATGAGTTAGCGATAGATTTACAAGCATTACAAAAGCCTAACTGGACGGCCAAAGAGCTAGAGAACGCCAAAGTTATTACGGATTTTGTGCAAAACCTAATGAACAACCACAACTTCGATTATGTGTTACAGCGCTATAACGATAGTGCTTACACGCAGCACAACCGTAACTTGCCGGATAAAGTCACCGGTCTGGTAAGTTTTTTACAAGAATTTGTTGAAGACTACCCTGACTATAACTATGACGTAAAACACATTTATGTAGACGGTGATTATGTGATATTTCACTCGCATGCGACGCTGAAAAAAGAACATCGCGGTAATGATCAAAAGGGCATGAATATTATTGATACATGGCGATTAGAGAATGGCAGAATTGTCGAGCACTGGGACTCAATTCAAGCGTTGGATGGCTTTATGCGATTTTACTCGCTAATCAGTGGCGGCAATATTCGCAATGAAAACGGTGTATTCTAG